Sequence from the Paenibacillus riograndensis SBR5 genome:
CCATCTGTGAGGTCCACCTGGCGGGATCTTTGAGCAGGATCTTGGAGATAACCTCATTCAGTTGCTCCTGTGTAACCGGTTTTAGCAAATAATCAGCAACCTGATGCCGCAGTGCCTGCTGAACAAAGTCAAATTCCGCATACCCGCTCAGAACGATTACGTCCAATTCAGGATAAACCGCCCTCACTCTACCAATTAAATCCAGTCCGTTCATGATCGGCATTTGAATATCTGTAATCAGAATGTCTGGCTTGTTGACACTGATTCTAGTCAGCGCTTCTTCGCCGTTTTTAGCCTCATCAATATCCGTGATGCCCTTGCTGAACTGCTCCAGCAGCTTGATGAGTCCTTTCCGGATCACAACCTCGTCATCAACGACCAGAATCTTCATTCTCTTTTCCCTCCTTGGGAAGTAAAATCTCAACCGAAATGCCGCCGGTCAATGACTCTGCAAGGGTCAAACCATACCGACCGCCATAACGCAATCTAATGCGGTGATGTACATTCAGAAGACCAATCCCATGCCTGCTGCTGGCATTCCCCTGGGGCAACTCCATGGATTCTTTAGCAAAAAGAGCATTCATCGCCTCCATCGCAGCTGTTTGCATCCCTTCACCATTATCCTCGATAATTAGGGCATAGGTATCCGGTGAAATATCTGCTGCATAGACTTTCAGGTAATAGTCCCGTCCTCCTATGAATCCATACTGAAAAGCATTCTCCACAATAGGCTGAACTGTCAGCTTTATAATTGGATAGGCGTAGAAAAGCTCCAATCCATCCAGGTCGATTTCAATATCAGGATACCGCTCGTGCTGAATCTCCAGATAGGTTCTGACATGCTGTATTTCGACTGATAATTCCACCTCAATCCTGGGAGAATCAACAGTGTAACGAAAAAAATCAGCCATGGCTTTACTCATGCGGCTAATTTCCGGGACATCGTTGAGAATCGCCTGACAATTGATCACTTCAAGCGTGTTATATAGAAAATGCGGATTAATCTGATGCTGCATAGCGAGCATTGTTGCATCCTTCTGTTTCATCTCTGCATTAATCTTCTCCATCTCGACAACGTACATTTTATCAATCATTTCGGACAGATTAGAGAGCATCCTGTTAAAGTTCCGGCCCAGCAGTCCAATCTCATCTGTATATTTGCTTGAGAAACGGACCCTGAGGTCGCCAACCTCAACATGCTTCATTAGTTGCAGCAATTTTTTGATCGGCTGGACGAGTGTAAGCGACAGAACGAACGAAATAATCATCGTAATCACCAAAACAATTACAATAACCAGCGGCTGGACAATTTCAGCCTTTCGTACCTTTTGGGAAATCGCCTGCTGATTGATGAACGCCTGCACTCCAAACCCGCTATTGTTAAGCTTGGAATCCATCTGCAAATACCGGGACCGGTTAGCGCTAATGTCATCCGGCAAAGAGGAATACACAATATTCCCATCCGGGTCCTTGAGCTCAATAAGAAGGTCGGATGTGGCAAGAATACGGAAAGCATCGCTGAACAGCCTGCCGTTCAGCCGCACCACCAGCATGCCATCACGGCCTTCTGCAGTATACTTTCCAAGCGTCAAATAAATCGTACGATAAGAGCGGTCCTGATAGAATAAATGCTCTTTGGTGAGCTTGGACCACAGCTCCGTATCCTTGTTAATGAAATCCCGATACCATGCTTGACTCCTGTAATCAATGTCGGGAACCCGGTCCAGGTTCTCATCATAAATCAGTGCCTCTCCCCCCTCTTCTTTATCATCTTTGATCATAAGAAATACCGATTCCAGCTCACTTGAGTACTGGGTCCTATACGCTTCGAGCGCCTTCTCCACCTTATTGCGGTCTGTGGCCTCAATGAGCTCCGAGCCATTATCGGAATAATAGAAAAAGTAATTAATATTCTGGACGATCCGGGTCAACTGGTTATCCAGATTAAGACCGGCCTGATTAATGGAACGCTGCACACGCTCCATTTCATTCACTGTTAATACTCTCTCGAAATACTGTTGATAGAAAGCCACCAGACTGAACACGCCGACGAATGATACGATGGAGATGGAAACAAATATTTTCGTAAAAAACTTACGGTTCATCAGCGGTCTTACGACCCATTGAATCAACCAGTTCATTGTCGCCCCCCACTTCGTGTAAGTATTTCCTTGCTGCCTGGGAATCATTCAGCTGCTGCTTCCCTTCATTCAACCTCAATCAGGTTCTGTAAAGCTATTATACATTCCATCTTTTCTTCGGCAACATTTTCTCTGAAGAGCCCCTCTGATTTCCAAACACAAACGACCCCTCTCCATCCACCGGAGAGGGGCCGCTTGTGTTTTAATTTGCAGTTTCACCTGCAGCATCTGGCGGTGTTCCGCCTGCTCCGCCTTCGGGCGGGTTGCCGCCAGCGCCGCGCTCAGGTCTGGTGCCGCCGCCACCGCCGAAGCCGCCGCCTCCAGGGCCACGGCCAGTGTTGGCTGTGGTGACGCCTGATTCGTTCAGCCAGGTAACGCTGCCGGAGATGTCGAACGCTACGACCTGCGTGCCGCCGGTATAAGCGCCGTCTGCGTACAATCCGTCTACTGCCGTGCCTGTAGAAGTTCCGCCTGTAGAGAGGGTGTAGGAACCGCCCTTCTTCAAATCCGGAGAGCTGACAACAACGGACGAGAAGTTCTTCGAAGGTGCGAAGGTCAGGATGTTGTTGCCGTCACCGTCTTCCAGATGAACCAGCGTTCCAGCCTGCTGGGCCGCAGTGAAGCTCATGCTGACTGAGTATTGGCTGGAATCCTCGCCCGGAGCCTGGGCCATCCCCGAGCTGCCCGCAGCAACCAGTAAGCCGCCTGTCATGTCGAAGGTGCCGTCATAATCCAGCGGACCGTTGCCATCATTGGTTGGGCCGTTGACAATCACGGTTCCGCCAGTCATGGAGACCGATCCGTTGGAATCCAGCCCGTCGCCCGTGGAGTCAACCGTTACTGATCCGCCGCTGATTGTGAGCAGGCCGCTGCCGGAGCTTGTGAATTGATCCTGCTGTGCAGTTCCCTGCGCTGCGTTGCCGTCATTGCCGCCGGATACGTTCACGCCGTCATCGGAAGCGACCACGCGGATGTCTCCGCCGGAGATGGTGATATTGCCGCCTTCAATACCTTCATAACTCTTCGTGATATCGATGGTGCCACCCGACAAGGAGGTCAGGCTGTCGGCATGAATGCCATCGTCTCCCGCAGTAATTTTGAATTCGCCGTTCGTAACGGAGACATTGCTGTTGCTGTGCAGCGCATCATCTGCGGAGTTAATGGTGAAGCTGCCGCCATTCACGGTAAGATCTCCTCCGGCCTTCAGCCCCTTGGCGCTTGTGGATTCCGTTTCGGCCGTTGTTGCAGCTGCCTCCGCTGTAGATACCGCTGCTGTAGTCACGGCTGCTGTATCCGCCGCAGCTGCAGCCGTGTTGACTGCGGGAGCCGCATCGGTTGTGGCTGCCGAGGTGCCGTCCACTGCCCCCTGGTTACCGAAGCCGCCGCGTCCGCCGCCCATACCGCCCGGCCCTTGGTCACCCGTCTTCGCCTCAGCGTTCTCA
This genomic interval carries:
- a CDS encoding carbohydrate-binding domain-containing protein, which translates into the protein MKNFLTGSKIGMVLLSAALMTACSTNTGAGTNAANSAATGTAVTASATSGTTDAVELANVKTADLVEYDEDDTTTAWTADASTDIALAGTTAEIEGAGATAEDGSVTITEAGTYILSGSLSDGQIIVDEQAKGTVRLVLNGVNLKDSDSAPVYIKEAGKVVITLQEGTENSVADGATYVFADAGTDEPSAAIFSKADLTINGTGKLTVTGSYKDGITSKDDLKIAGGTIDITAADDGIVGKDLVAVQDGILTIKAEGDGIKSTNDEDTAKGFVAIAAGTFDIAAGNDGIQAETAEVIDGGTFNIVTNGGYENAEAKTGDQGPGGMGGGRGGFGNQGAVDGTSAATTDAAPAVNTAAAAADTAAVTTAAVSTAEAAATTAETESTSAKGLKAGGDLTVNGGSFTINSADDALHSNSNVSVTNGEFKITAGDDGIHADSLTSLSGGTIDITKSYEGIEGGNITISGGDIRVVASDDGVNVSGGNDGNAAQGTAQQDQFTSSGSGLLTISGGSVTVDSTGDGLDSNGSVSMTGGTVIVNGPTNDGNGPLDYDGTFDMTGGLLVAAGSSGMAQAPGEDSSQYSVSMSFTAAQQAGTLVHLEDGDGNNILTFAPSKNFSSVVVSSPDLKKGGSYTLSTGGTSTGTAVDGLYADGAYTGGTQVVAFDISGSVTWLNESGVTTANTGRGPGGGGFGGGGGTRPERGAGGNPPEGGAGGTPPDAAGETAN
- a CDS encoding sensor histidine kinase — translated: MNWLIQWVVRPLMNRKFFTKIFVSISIVSFVGVFSLVAFYQQYFERVLTVNEMERVQRSINQAGLNLDNQLTRIVQNINYFFYYSDNGSELIEATDRNKVEKALEAYRTQYSSELESVFLMIKDDKEEGGEALIYDENLDRVPDIDYRSQAWYRDFINKDTELWSKLTKEHLFYQDRSYRTIYLTLGKYTAEGRDGMLVVRLNGRLFSDAFRILATSDLLIELKDPDGNIVYSSLPDDISANRSRYLQMDSKLNNSGFGVQAFINQQAISQKVRKAEIVQPLVIVIVLVITMIISFVLSLTLVQPIKKLLQLMKHVEVGDLRVRFSSKYTDEIGLLGRNFNRMLSNLSEMIDKMYVVEMEKINAEMKQKDATMLAMQHQINPHFLYNTLEVINCQAILNDVPEISRMSKAMADFFRYTVDSPRIEVELSVEIQHVRTYLEIQHERYPDIEIDLDGLELFYAYPIIKLTVQPIVENAFQYGFIGGRDYYLKVYAADISPDTYALIIEDNGEGMQTAAMEAMNALFAKESMELPQGNASSRHGIGLLNVHHRIRLRYGGRYGLTLAESLTGGISVEILLPKEGKENEDSGR